From the bacterium genome, one window contains:
- a CDS encoding aminotransferase class III-fold pyridoxal phosphate-dependent enzyme has product MKGKGQKFWNRAKKIIPGGTQLLSKRSEQFLPDQWPSYYKKAKGVEIWDLDENKYIDMSIMGVGSCILGYADKDVNKAVKAVIDNGSMSTLNSPEEVELAELLLSLHPWAEMARFARTGGEAMAVAIRIARAYTKKDRIAFCGYHGWHDWYLAANLADNKNLDGQLLPGLEPLGVPRCLKGTAIPFTYNKIDELKNIVSKNKNIGAIVMEPIRHHEPEDNFLGKAREIANEIKAVLIFDEITSGWRMNVGGIHRLYNVYPDIVVYAKAISNGFPMAAIVGKGNIMDIAQTSFISSTYWAERIGPVAAITTINKLRENDVPAHLNKIGKMVSKGWKELANSHDLKVKIMGIPPLTTFIFDYKEKQILHTLFTQEMLKRGFLASKAVYVSYSHKEKHIKKYLDSVDEVFGIIKKAIKKNNVRNLLKGPVAHTGFKRLT; this is encoded by the coding sequence ATGAAAGGCAAAGGGCAGAAATTTTGGAACAGAGCAAAGAAGATTATTCCTGGAGGAACTCAGCTACTATCAAAACGCTCTGAGCAGTTTTTGCCTGACCAATGGCCGTCATATTATAAAAAGGCAAAAGGGGTGGAAATCTGGGATCTAGATGAAAATAAATACATTGATATGAGTATAATGGGTGTGGGATCATGTATTTTGGGATATGCTGATAAGGATGTGAACAAAGCAGTAAAAGCAGTGATAGATAATGGTTCAATGTCAACATTAAATTCTCCTGAAGAAGTTGAATTAGCAGAATTATTGTTAAGTTTACACCCCTGGGCAGAGATGGCAAGATTTGCCAGAACAGGTGGGGAAGCGATGGCAGTGGCGATTAGGATTGCCCGTGCATATACTAAAAAAGATAGAATAGCTTTCTGTGGTTATCATGGCTGGCATGATTGGTATCTTGCGGCGAATTTAGCTGATAATAAAAACTTAGATGGACAACTTCTTCCTGGATTAGAGCCATTAGGCGTTCCAAGATGTTTAAAAGGCACAGCTATTCCATTTACTTATAACAAAATAGACGAATTAAAAAACATTGTATCTAAAAATAAAAACATTGGTGCAATTGTAATGGAACCAATAAGACATCATGAGCCTGAAGATAATTTTTTAGGAAAAGCAAGGGAAATAGCAAATGAGATTAAAGCGGTGTTGATATTTGATGAAATAACATCCGGATGGCGAATGAATGTCGGCGGAATTCATAGGTTGTATAATGTCTATCCTGATATTGTGGTATATGCAAAAGCTATTAGCAATGGATTCCCTATGGCAGCAATTGTAGGAAAAGGGAATATTATGGATATAGCACAAACTAGTTTTATAAGCAGTACTTACTGGGCCGAAAGAATAGGACCTGTTGCTGCAATAACAACAATAAACAAACTCCGGGAAAATGATGTTCCTGCTCATTTAAATAAAATAGGAAAGATGGTTAGCAAAGGGTGGAAAGAATTGGCCAATTCCCATGACCTAAAGGTAAAGATTATGGGAATTCCTCCATTAACTACATTCATCTTTGATTATAAAGAGAAACAAATACTGCATACTTTATTTACTCAAGAGATGCTAAAGCGGGGGTTTCTAGCTTCCAAAGCTGTTTATGTCTCTTACAGTCATAAAGAAAAGCATATCAAAAAATACCTAGATAGTGTAGATGAAGTGTTCGGGATAATAAAGAAAGCCATTAAAAAGAATAATGTTCGTAATTTACTTAAAGGACCAGTTGCTCATACTGGATTTAAAAGATTGACCTAA
- a CDS encoding Gfo/Idh/MocA family oxidoreductase — translation MKFLVIGLGSMGKRRVRNLLALEKEDIIGFDTKKDRCKEAKEKYGIETFRYFEEALVQNPDVFIISVPSNLHHHYAMIANKEKKHFFTESNFLLEGIDDLITIEEKKEVVAVPSFTMPHHPSVKLMKKLLEEGKIGKVFCFTYHLAAYLPLWHPWEDYREVYYSKEETSGAKEMVAFELTWLVWLLGDIKRVSCFKDKLSDLETEIDDVYQIILEFKNGILGHMLIELVSQPSRREMKLIGERGTLLWHSEKDCVKFFNNGKKKWEEFKEDVGIVEPGYSLKTHEEMYIEEIDDFLKALKGEKPYPYTFIQEREIVDILKAIKQSAETGKTMEVK, via the coding sequence ATGAAGTTCTTAGTAATTGGTTTAGGTTCAATGGGAAAACGCAGGGTCAGAAATTTACTGGCGCTAGAGAAAGAAGATATTATTGGGTTTGATACTAAGAAAGATAGATGCAAAGAAGCAAAAGAAAAATATGGGATAGAAACATTTCGCTATTTTGAAGAAGCTTTAGTTCAGAATCCAGATGTCTTTATTATTTCTGTTCCTTCAAACCTCCATCATCATTACGCAATGATAGCCAACAAAGAGAAGAAACACTTTTTCACAGAATCTAACTTTCTTCTTGAAGGGATAGATGACTTAATTACAATTGAGGAGAAAAAAGAAGTTGTTGCTGTTCCAAGCTTTACCATGCCACATCATCCATCGGTAAAACTGATGAAAAAATTATTGGAAGAGGGGAAAATTGGAAAAGTTTTTTGCTTTACTTATCATCTTGCGGCGTATCTGCCTTTGTGGCATCCTTGGGAAGATTACAGAGAAGTCTATTATTCAAAGGAGGAAACATCAGGTGCTAAGGAGATGGTCGCTTTTGAATTAACTTGGTTGGTCTGGCTATTAGGAGACATAAAAAGAGTATCTTGTTTTAAGGACAAATTATCTGATTTAGAGACTGAGATTGATGATGTTTACCAGATTATCCTTGAATTTAAAAATGGGATTCTGGGACATATGTTAATTGAACTTGTTTCTCAACCATCAAGGAGAGAGATGAAATTAATAGGAGAAAGAGGAACACTTTTGTGGCATTCGGAAAAAGACTGTGTGAAGTTCTTCAATAACGGAAAAAAGAAGTGGGAAGAATTTAAAGAGGACGTCGGAATTGTGGAGCCAGGTTATTCGCTAAAAACCCATGAAGAGATGTACATTGAAGAAATAGATGATTTCCTGAAAGCCTTAAAAGGAGAAAAACCTTATCCTTATACATTTATACAAGAAAGAGAAATAGTGGATATTCTAAAAGCGATTAAGCAGAGTGCTGAAACAGGAAAAACTATGGAGGTAAAGTAA
- a CDS encoding glycoside hydrolase, whose translation MNKNAKMAMKIIDKGTIINGKKDTAQQSCCFPGICVLPSNRWICGFRAAPTKKGTAGQKALIAWSDDEGKTWSDSIDYFVPPSVEGKPGIFRGVRLTALGGEKVLATLCWVNHSNPYLPFFNEKTQGLLDSKIFFSLSEDNGISWSKPWLMDTTPFKQPTPITGPVLILSNGDWACQFELNKPYYDTSEWRHSSVMMFSKDRGKTWPEHVITSNDPENEIFYWDQRPAVLTDGRILNLFWTYDNNAGKYLNIHARESLDNGRIWSNMWDTGVAGQPAPPVSLPDGSIGMVFVERTAEPVIKMRIGKDNGRTWSDDTEVIIYKIDTSSQTWQKKSMQDAWAEMSEFSIGLPTTGLLHNGDILVAYYAGHYADLTDIQWCRIRLV comes from the coding sequence ATGAATAAAAATGCCAAGATGGCAATGAAAATTATAGATAAAGGTACAATTATTAATGGGAAAAAAGATACAGCTCAGCAGAGCTGTTGTTTTCCAGGAATCTGTGTGCTTCCGAGTAATCGCTGGATATGCGGTTTTAGAGCAGCGCCTACAAAAAAAGGAACTGCGGGACAAAAGGCATTAATTGCATGGTCTGATGATGAAGGCAAAACATGGAGCGATTCAATTGATTACTTTGTGCCGCCATCTGTTGAGGGGAAACCAGGTATTTTTCGAGGAGTACGTCTGACAGCTCTTGGCGGAGAGAAGGTTCTTGCGACTTTATGCTGGGTTAATCATTCTAACCCCTATCTTCCTTTTTTTAATGAGAAAACGCAAGGACTTTTGGATTCAAAGATTTTCTTTTCATTATCCGAAGACAATGGCATAAGTTGGTCAAAGCCATGGTTAATGGATACAACCCCCTTTAAACAGCCAACACCAATCACAGGCCCTGTGCTTATCCTTTCGAATGGTGATTGGGCATGCCAATTTGAACTTAATAAACCTTATTACGATACATCAGAGTGGAGACATTCATCAGTAATGATGTTTTCAAAAGATAGGGGTAAAACCTGGCCAGAGCATGTTATTACAAGCAATGATCCAGAAAATGAAATCTTCTACTGGGATCAGAGACCAGCTGTCCTGACAGATGGAAGAATTCTAAATCTTTTTTGGACATATGATAATAATGCTGGAAAATATCTTAATATTCACGCACGGGAGTCCTTGGACAATGGACGCATCTGGTCAAATATGTGGGATACAGGTGTTGCGGGCCAGCCTGCTCCGCCAGTGTCGCTTCCAGATGGAAGCATTGGAATGGTGTTTGTAGAGCGGACTGCGGAACCTGTTATCAAAATGCGTATCGGTAAGGACAATGGTAGAACATGGTCAGATGATACAGAGGTTATTATATATAAAATAGACACTTCATCTCAGACATGGCAAAAGAAAAGCATGCAGGATGCCTGGGCTGAAATGAGCGAATTTTCGATTGGGCTACCCACAACAGGGCTTCTTCACAACGGAGATATTCTTGTAGCTTATTATGCAGGTCATTATGCTGATTTAACTGATATTCAATGGTGCCGAATTCGTCTTGTATAA
- a CDS encoding amidohydrolase, whose protein sequence is MNIKLLDIDRQIWDEELEDFVPKTIFDAHTHLYKWAHTIKPQQEQKGWQKTFGKSFPNVNWRLLNTVDELLLPGRKVHRLTAGMPFVYCNFEAANYYTASEVSQDPKSGALMLVHPSMSAKQIENAIKKYGFIGFKPYRFYSVTGNPVECRITDFLPEKQIAIANRYGLMIMLHISKRAAISDEENLSDLERLTGLYPNVKWNLCHCARSYYDRPLTKARERLKKIPNLWYDISSVCDADTMDMLLSIAGPDRVMYGSDDIPIGITKGKYITFGFAWTELNEHNHQFNLSHCNPNMTFVRYEMLRAFQRAVRRQGYGKKEIENLFYGNAFNLISLAHKKRMKELNE, encoded by the coding sequence ATGAATATAAAACTGCTTGATATTGATAGGCAAATATGGGATGAGGAGTTGGAAGATTTTGTGCCCAAAACTATCTTTGATGCTCATACTCATCTTTACAAATGGGCTCACACTATCAAACCACAGCAGGAGCAAAAAGGATGGCAGAAAACATTTGGCAAATCATTTCCTAATGTTAATTGGAGGCTTCTGAATACTGTAGATGAGCTACTTTTACCGGGAAGAAAAGTTCATCGGCTGACTGCTGGTATGCCTTTTGTCTACTGTAATTTTGAAGCAGCTAATTATTACACAGCCTCTGAGGTTAGTCAGGATCCAAAATCTGGAGCATTGATGCTAGTTCATCCGAGTATGTCGGCGAAACAAATAGAGAATGCTATAAAAAAATATGGATTTATCGGGTTTAAGCCTTACCGTTTCTACTCGGTAACAGGAAACCCCGTAGAATGTAGAATCACAGATTTCTTGCCAGAAAAACAGATTGCTATTGCAAACCGCTATGGACTTATGATTATGCTTCATATCTCCAAAAGAGCTGCAATTAGTGACGAAGAAAACCTCTCTGATTTGGAACGATTAACAGGGCTATATCCCAATGTAAAGTGGAATCTCTGTCACTGCGCCAGATCTTACTATGACAGACCATTAACGAAAGCAAGGGAAAGGTTAAAGAAGATTCCCAATCTTTGGTATGATATTTCATCAGTTTGTGATGCTGATACAATGGACATGCTTCTCTCTATTGCCGGTCCTGATAGAGTAATGTATGGAAGCGATGACATACCTATTGGTATCACCAAAGGTAAATATATTACATTTGGTTTTGCATGGACAGAACTTAATGAGCATAATCATCAATTTAATCTTTCTCATTGCAACCCAAATATGACTTTTGTGCGTTATGAGATGCTACGGGCGTTTCAGCGTGCTGTACGGCGTCAAGGATACGGTAAGAAAGAAATAGAAAACTTGTTTTATGGAAATGCCTTTAATCTTATCTCGTTAGCACATAAAAAAAGGATGAAAGAACTTAATGAATAA
- a CDS encoding zinc-binding alcohol dehydrogenase: protein MYERIVWPKKECAEIEEFSLPDTLKENEILVKTLFSSISPGTERANFLALSNTGATFPRYITAASVGEVVKTGQNTRNFNEGDKVACFGKHASYAVVSEEKCYKIPEEVSLEEATFFMLGEIALQGVRKARIELGETVLVIGQGIIGNIALQVARISGAIPTIACDLSEKRLEISLSCGANYCFSKNMVEEVKNITNGKMADIVIEATGKPSVIPLAFKLTAEMGKVILLGSPRGETTINFYPEIHVKGISIIGAHVTSRPPRWTLKDDIDIVLKLIANGSLKVQPLITTVVDYKEAKTIYSKIVNEPDAFLGVIFKW from the coding sequence ATGTATGAAAGAATTGTCTGGCCAAAAAAAGAGTGTGCGGAGATAGAAGAATTCTCTTTACCTGATACGCTTAAAGAGAACGAAATATTGGTGAAGACTCTCTTTAGTTCCATTTCACCAGGCACAGAAAGAGCCAACTTCCTGGCCCTCTCGAATACAGGAGCAACATTTCCGCGATATATAACTGCAGCCAGTGTCGGAGAAGTAGTAAAAACAGGCCAAAATACAAGAAACTTTAATGAAGGCGATAAGGTTGCATGTTTCGGAAAGCATGCAAGCTATGCAGTAGTCTCTGAAGAAAAATGTTATAAAATACCCGAAGAAGTTTCTCTTGAAGAAGCAACTTTTTTCATGCTGGGAGAAATTGCCCTGCAGGGAGTTAGAAAGGCAAGAATAGAATTAGGGGAAACGGTACTTGTTATAGGTCAGGGAATAATAGGGAATATTGCATTACAGGTAGCTAGAATAAGCGGTGCAATTCCAACAATAGCCTGTGATTTAAGTGAGAAACGTCTTGAAATATCCTTATCATGTGGAGCTAACTACTGTTTCTCTAAAAATATGGTAGAAGAGGTCAAAAATATAACTAACGGGAAAATGGCAGATATTGTAATTGAAGCCACAGGAAAGCCCAGTGTTATTCCTCTTGCCTTTAAATTGACTGCTGAAATGGGTAAAGTGATTTTATTAGGCTCTCCACGAGGTGAGACAACAATCAATTTTTATCCTGAAATCCACGTTAAAGGAATATCCATAATAGGAGCTCATGTAACATCAAGACCTCCCAGATGGACATTAAAAGATGATATAGACATTGTTTTAAAACTGATAGCTAACGGTTCTTTGAAAGTACAACCTCTTATAACCACTGTAGTTGATTACAAAGAGGCAAAAACTATATATTCGAAGATCGTAAATGAACCTGATGCTTTTCTTGGTGTTATCTTTAAATGGTGA